A part of Thermocrinis albus DSM 14484 genomic DNA contains:
- a CDS encoding type III PLP-dependent enzyme yields MVEEVVDRRRVQFEFAKRSFEAFLSERERFLPYLKPQVTPVLYMDLEGIKSRYIELRYHLPQVKVYYAVKANDHPEIIRVLAELGSGFEVASSEELRRVLEMGVSPDRVISSNPVKPMDFIEYAYSKGVDRFAVDSFTEVDKLAKVAKRSRVYVRLVVPNEGSDWPLSKKFGVDVNTALDILEYAREKGLIPYGVTFHVGSQCNNYRNWFIGIRTAAELWSKAKERGLRLQMLNLGGGIPVRYTYEALSVEDIAYYVRGLLQKFFPSMPHELQIEPGRGIVGDQGIMVTRVIGKARRGNENWIYIDTGVFNGLAEALGGIRYAFYLDREGELEEWTIGGVSCDSMDVVARSVPLPEPEVGDYLYILSAGAYTTVYAANFNGFPVPQVVFP; encoded by the coding sequence ATGGTGGAGGAAGTTGTAGACAGGCGTAGGGTTCAGTTTGAGTTTGCTAAGAGGAGTTTTGAGGCCTTCTTGTCGGAGAGGGAGCGTTTTCTTCCTTACTTAAAACCACAGGTTACACCTGTTCTGTACATGGACCTGGAAGGTATAAAGAGCAGGTATATCGAGCTAAGGTATCACCTGCCACAGGTGAAGGTCTACTACGCTGTTAAAGCTAACGATCATCCCGAGATCATAAGGGTCCTGGCGGAGCTAGGATCTGGTTTTGAGGTAGCTTCTTCCGAGGAGTTGAGGAGAGTGTTGGAAATGGGGGTGAGTCCAGACAGGGTTATATCCAGCAACCCTGTAAAGCCTATGGACTTTATAGAGTACGCTTACAGTAAGGGTGTAGACCGGTTTGCGGTAGACTCCTTTACGGAGGTAGATAAACTGGCTAAGGTAGCAAAGAGATCCAGGGTTTACGTAAGGCTTGTGGTACCCAACGAAGGGAGCGACTGGCCACTCTCTAAGAAGTTCGGTGTTGACGTAAACACAGCTCTGGATATACTGGAGTACGCAAGGGAGAAGGGACTTATACCCTATGGAGTAACATTTCACGTGGGGTCTCAGTGCAACAACTACAGAAACTGGTTTATCGGTATAAGGACGGCTGCGGAACTTTGGAGTAAGGCTAAAGAGAGGGGTTTGAGATTACAGATGTTAAATCTGGGAGGAGGGATACCAGTACGCTACACCTACGAGGCCCTGAGTGTGGAGGACATAGCCTATTACGTGAGGGGTCTCCTCCAGAAGTTCTTTCCCAGTATGCCCCATGAACTCCAGATAGAACCGGGAAGGGGTATAGTAGGTGATCAGGGAATAATGGTAACGAGGGTTATAGGTAAGGCTCGGAGGGGTAACGAAAACTGGATATACATAGACACAGGTGTTTTCAACGGTCTTGCAGAAGCGTTGGGGGGTATAAGATACGCCTTCTATCTGGATAGGGAAGGGGAACTGGAGGAGTGGACCATAGGGGGTGTGTCCTGTGACAGTATGGATGTGGTGGCACGCAGTGTACCACTACCTGAACCAGAAGTAGGCGACTACCTATACATACTGTCCGCAGGTGCCTACACGACGGTTTATGCGGCCAACTTCAACGGTTTTCCGGTTCCTCAGGTAGTGTTTCCATGA
- a CDS encoding flagellar hook protein FlgE, producing the protein MLRSFFNAVTGLNAYRTWMDITSDNLANVNTIGFKASRPIFQDVISSVTVGLNTVTNTIKTTTYGAGVLIDSTQKIWTIGNFKQTGINTDLAIQGRGLFILKDPISGAHYYTRDGEFRLSRDGFMVNSAGLKLQGFRVDENGRTVGTGLEDIKVVPQLEPKPTGVINFLQPSNLNATATEPPNPFNPLDPSSYNYRYTLTIYDSLGTPYQADMYFRKTNLPNQWEIHLRADIDPNSPGYELSGDWTVTFDSYGKLIYDNATVLREPQGSNFAYYLNPANLSVPASTPSGGTFPSASVWRIYVGTSLQSGAPNPGQPIPTSFVTQHASDFVVTASQNGYARGDLVDVYVLSEDGAVVGVYSNGKSLPLYRVAVAVFSDPEELIKKGANLYTSISTPTVMVPGGAEKVRSGMLEMSNVDIATEFVNLISAQRAYQANAKTITATNAVLDETVNLVR; encoded by the coding sequence ATGCTGAGAAGTTTCTTTAATGCGGTCACAGGACTCAACGCCTACAGGACATGGATGGATATAACTTCTGACAACCTGGCCAACGTGAACACCATTGGGTTCAAGGCTAGCAGGCCTATATTTCAGGATGTCATCTCCTCTGTGACGGTGGGTCTCAACACTGTAACCAACACTATAAAGACCACCACATACGGTGCCGGAGTTTTGATAGACAGCACCCAGAAAATATGGACAATAGGAAACTTCAAGCAAACGGGAATAAACACGGATCTGGCCATACAGGGCAGAGGGCTCTTTATACTGAAGGATCCTATCAGCGGCGCTCATTACTACACCAGAGACGGTGAGTTCCGTTTGAGTAGGGATGGTTTCATGGTTAACTCTGCTGGACTCAAGCTGCAAGGTTTCCGTGTTGATGAAAACGGGAGAACAGTAGGAACGGGTTTAGAAGACATAAAGGTTGTTCCTCAACTGGAACCCAAACCCACTGGAGTTATAAACTTCCTGCAACCTTCTAACCTTAATGCCACGGCCACTGAGCCACCTAATCCCTTTAATCCTCTGGATCCTTCCTCTTACAACTACAGATACACGCTGACCATCTACGACAGCTTAGGGACACCCTACCAAGCGGACATGTACTTTAGAAAAACCAATCTACCTAATCAGTGGGAGATACACCTCAGAGCTGACATAGACCCTAACAGTCCGGGCTATGAACTCAGTGGGGATTGGACCGTTACCTTTGACAGCTACGGTAAGCTGATCTATGACAACGCCACCGTTCTGAGAGAACCTCAGGGTAGTAACTTCGCCTACTATCTTAATCCCGCCAATTTAAGCGTTCCTGCCTCAACTCCCAGTGGTGGTACTTTCCCATCTGCCTCTGTGTGGAGAATCTACGTAGGAACCTCCCTTCAATCCGGTGCCCCAAATCCAGGACAGCCTATACCTACATCCTTCGTAACTCAACACGCTTCTGATTTTGTTGTTACTGCAAGTCAGAACGGTTACGCCAGAGGAGATCTGGTGGACGTATATGTCCTTTCGGAGGATGGTGCCGTGGTGGGTGTATACTCCAACGGAAAATCTCTGCCCCTTTACAGGGTCGCTGTGGCGGTGTTCTCGGATCCTGAAGAACTCATTAAAAAGGGAGCCAACCTATACACCTCCATATCCACTCCCACCGTTATGGTACCCGGCGGAGCCGAAAAGGTAAGATCCGGTATGCTGGAAATGTCCAACGTGGATATAGCCACCGAGTTTGTGAACCTCATATCGGCACAAAGAGCTTATCAGGCCAACGCTAAGACCATAACCGCCACCAACGCCGTGCTGGATGAGACGGTCAATCTGGTAAGATAG